ccgttcccgacataataataatagtgtcttacatcatcatgaacatttttccaaaataagtacgctcacttagacaagtggcgaatataaggtttaaacaacaaagttttcagaaggaaaaagaaactcagacatagaccaccaaaaagggagaagcaactgcttcatccacctctactcgaccgcccacgatcacggtctccaactcgaacagctaagcttcagcggaaggctctccatcgcctaatagcgttaagcgcccaaacaacaaatagcaaatagaaagggttaactccatgcaattaccatgtatgaaagagaaaatcatgtcattcaaatttaattacctatcatggtaaacaaactagcaacataactaaactcgtatatcaacaacttaacatatgacctcaaatcagatatcaaaaacctcaacaatataacatcaattcagatatcaacaacctcaacaatataatatcaattcagatatcgacaacctcaacaatacaacatcaaaatcagatatcaacaatatcaatcaaaccataacgtctcgcaagacgggacaaccaggcgaacacaatcacctgacagccacttatacgtcacacaagacgggacaaccaggcgaacacaatcacctgacaaccacttatacgtcacacaagacgggacaaccaggcgaacacaatcacctgacagcCACTTATACGCCTCACAAGGCGGGACAACCAggcgaacacaatcacctgacagcCACTTATACGCCTCACAAGGcgggacaaccaggtgaacacaatcacctgacagccacttattgcgccacacaaggcgggacaaccaggtgaacacaatcacctgatcgCCTCTTAGGCTTAGGCCCTAAATGCCAAGCCAATCAACAACACTACCCAAACCAATTattaattcggagtaaccacatgttattcctatcatcaacgaacataaatcaattccattgcataccaactcagttcaataacagaaaccagtaaacggccgaagcctctcagaaaacggagacacacgtctcaataagttcactcggccgaagccttcagaaaacatttggcacaggcctcagaaacagtcaatataagcaagcatacaacattgcaagcataataatcataatccaatgccaatcaatataaacatcttcatctcaaacacaggcagtgcgataaaagcatgcaagactcaaagacactctaaaaccgagttacccttacgataaaagcaggcaagactcaaagacacgctaaaaccgagttacccttaccttcgtgagtagaagttgggcatggaagttgtgaacctagaacaaggaaacacaatcatcaacacaagccctattagaagtaacactatctaataacgctaatcgaaaccggaaagaaagcttttaaagcttcaaaGTTCACATTTGggcacgaattgacaacggaacttcgttcgctaaaacgagcataactcgagctatagaactcggaatgacacgaaaccagcgccaaaatttcgacaatcgaaagagctacgcaatggctcaggtcatagagactcaaaaattatttttggacacggtaccctaagcaatatgtttcggccactatgtaaaatagggtttccgaactttttcttcgatctaaatcaattcctaggtattcttaggcgatatctaggccagggaaactctcagaaaaattatcgggtcgaaaactgtcgcaggggtattttggtcaatatttttagctcggaaactcaaaatcagaatttcgaaaaaacaaattagatggggtcgataccaacggcgattatgacgactaatcttactaacgctaagctcagtcgagggtttttgattcaaaaagcggaacctttgtcagaaatgggtattttctaCAGAAATGAATTTCGgcagcatttcggcgacattcggcaaaatgtaatccgctagaagtactcttgggtacgaagagaatatatttagacactaaaatcaacctatttggacagttttacaaaaagctcaaaacttgagCACAAAAAGACATAACAAAAAGCGATGGAATTtaaagatcagaagaaagaaataacatcagtacctcgaggcctacgcgtagcaacgaacaggcaagaaccggaaaaaactcttcctcctttctccctcaagctcacccacaaccaacaagaaaatgaaaagaaaaagaaaagaaagacagaACGTGGTCtgcagaaggagaagaaagaaaaggaaggtgtgattttttttgagtttttgaagtcctatatataggaaattgaaaacgcgagaaaatgattatttcgtgattccgatttttcctactaattccaacgtattttagacacgatattcttcccgctgaatcttctaattcttcaaagaaatatcagtatgatttttggttttcgaggcttgtttttaatgtttaccggcttaaaatgcactttatgcactttatgattttaacctcggatgcagaaacttccttctaaagaaagatttggaacgtcgattagagtgggcatgcgcgtgtggaatcttcatttgaagctctgaatagaaaaagtcttcatcgtcggttgattctagggttttgaaataccagggtttcggtttcggcaaacttccgatggttggaatcggacgttcgtagatcctagagtttcgcctcgaaacgattgtgatatatggaaaaagagaagttctaacatttctctgaattttttttggaacttttcccatagtgttccaagggtggaactttttggaaattttattcctatagtgttccaagggtggaacatagtttgatttcctaaggttcttgtcctaggttttaaaacggataatagtcgtgctataacttaaatcgacttcgatacaatcctttgacttttcctgaactttctccttcgtaaatttatttcatccgataaactcttgttcaagtctttccttcgcgatacatcaagcctaatcgtaaatggaaatctcttccacttattctaagcttaaaaacttgggtcttacaggtcCAAACAACAAGTTGATGTTTAAGTCATCCTTATGTATTCATGTTGAAGTTATGTTGAAGTTTAACTTCATGGTTTAAGTTCATATTGATGTTTCAGTTCATGTTTAAGTCCTTatgctattttttctttcatgttAAATGTGTATGGTAAAGGAAGCAGGAATGAGACATAAATGAGACACAACAACTATTCTTGCATTTCATTAACTTCAATTCATGCTACACCAACCCAAGATTCAAAGCAAAGCCACTACTTCAATTCAAGGCCAGAAATACAAACAACCTTCCAAACACTAACACAAACAAGTTGAACAATTCCCTAACACAAAACAACTACCCAAAACAGAATACAATTCAAACCCTTGAAAAATTTCAACCCTTAAAACTCTTGTAATACATAAACACTAGAACTGAGACTATCCAAGAAATCAGAGCAATCAAACGTGCAACATTCTTCTGAAATGTCTCACAttcaagcttcttcttcaacttcttcatcttcttcttcaaatcaAGTTCAGGGACCATAGAGTTGGATGAATTGCCACTCTCAAAATTGGCAGAATCAGCCTCTACATGCCTGGGCTGTCTTTCTTCAACAGGATCATCAATCCAAAAAAAGAAATCACATGTGCCTGGTAACTGCAGCAACCAAGCTAGGTGTTAGGATAATgattaaaaattgaatttcaatttaaaaatcTCAAAAATCTGGGTTCATTCGAGTACCAAACTTACATGCCAATTTCTGCATCTCAGAAATCTCCTACCTGGGTTGATTCGAGTACCAGCAGTGTAAAGGATGAGAGGAAGGCCACATTCACATTTTGCCCTTGAACCTACAGACCGTGACCCTTGCCTAGAACGAGAGGACGAAGCAGTAGAACCATTCAAATCAGAACCATCCATGCTATGACCTGCAGTGAAGATGTCGAACCAAAACGAGAAGAAGAGCAACCAGATGAGGAAGAACgaccagaggaagaagaggaacgaTGAAGAACAGAGAGAGgatagaaggagaagaagaaccctAAATCTTCAGATTGATTTGGGAATTGGGAATTTGGGTTAAGTGAGGTGAATTGGGTTAAGTTTGGGGGGGGGGAATTAGTTTTGgttaatcaagttagggtttaATTAGGATTATGTTAATTATGTTTAAAAACCTgaggtgtaatttatttttgaatttttatt
This is a stretch of genomic DNA from Lotus japonicus ecotype B-129 chromosome 1, LjGifu_v1.2. It encodes these proteins:
- the LOC130713872 gene encoding uncharacterized protein LOC130713872, translating into MDGSDLNGSTASSSRSRQGSRSVGSRAKCECGLPLILYTAGTRINPGRRFLRCRNWHLPGTCDFFFWIDDPVEERQPRHVEADSANFESGNSSNSMVPELDLKKKMKKLKKKLECETFQKNVARLIALISWIVSVLVFMYYKSFKG